TTTATCATCTTGATGCATAATTCTGTAGAAACCAACATCACCAAAAAGAACGCTCGCAATTGAGGCTTTTAAATATTTTTTTAGGCTTTCTTTGGTTTTAAAAGATGGATTTGCTCTGTCTTTTATTTTTGATAAATAAGCATCTAAAACAGCTTCATCAGTATCAAAATCATTTACAAAATCTGCAATTTTCCATTTTGATAGCTTTTTTCTGTTACTATCAACATAATCAAAAGCAAAATTATTAATAGAATTGAAATAAAAACTAGACATGTAAGAAGTGGTATCTATTGCAACAAAAACATCAGGAATAATACCTCCTCCACCATAAACTATTTTGCCTTTTGGTGTTTTATATTGCAAAGAATCTATAACTTTTATACTGTCTTTGCTTAGCAATTCTCCGTTTGCAATTCTTTCTTGATAGTCTCTTCTGTAGTCTTTATCGCCATTTTTGTCATAAGGTTTCTGAATGGAACGTCCTGTTGGAGTGTAATATCTTGCCGTTGTTAAACGTACAGCAGAACCATCACCTAAATCCATCTCAACCTGCACTAAACCTTTACCAAAAGAGCGTCTTCCAATGATAGTTCCTTTGTCATTATCTTGCAAAGCACCAGCCACAATTTCAGATGCTGAAGCCGAATTTTCATCAATTAAAATATACAAACCACCTTTTTCAAAAGATCCAATAGAGGTCGCAAAATATTCTTCCACAAAATTCTTATTGTTTTTGGTGAAGACCATTAACTTTTTATTTTCTAAAAATTCGTCGATAATTCTGTTGGCAATATCTATAAATCCACCTCCATTTCCACGCAAATCTAACACCAAATCAGTCATACCATCGTCAATCAAATCACCAAGAGCAGCTTTAAATTCTCTGTATGTATTTCTTGCAAAACGATCTAATTTTATATAACCAATAGAGTCGTTAAGCATGTACGCTAAATCTACACTTTTAATATTTACTTTGCCACGAGTAACATCAACTGAAAATAAGGAATCATTACTTTTTCTATAAATTTGAAGCGCAACTTTAGTTTCTGGTTTTCCTTTTAAGTATTTTGGAACAATGCCACTTCTAAAATCCTTGCCATATAAAGTATCTTTATTAGCCATTAAAATTCTGTCTCCAGCTTTAATACCAGCTTTAATGCTTGGGCCACCTTTTATGGGTTGTACAACTGTAATGGAGTCTTTTATCATTCTAAATTGAACACCAATACCAACAAAGTTTCCTTGCATACTTTCTGTTACAGCTTGCAGATTTTCTCTTGGTATATATACAGAATGTGGATCTAATTTTCCCAACATTTGTGTAATTGCACCATCCAATAATTCTTCTGTATTTACGTCATCTACATAATCTTGCTCAATAAAGTTGATGAGTTTTTTTATTTTTTGTTCTTGCTTTTGTGTTTTAGTAAAAGACAATAAATTATTTGAATTTCCGCCAAAAAAAACACCAATTAAAATTCCTAAAACTACTGCAATCGAAAAGTAAATAGGTAGGTTATTTTTATTCATAAGGCAAATGTTTTAGTTCTACACCAGCTTTTTTTAAAAAATTTAATCCAGATGCGTCTCTGTAATCTTTTGCATAAACAACACGTTTTATACCTGCTTGATGAATAAGTTTGCTACATTGTACACAAGGTGATAAAGTAATGTATAAAGTTGCGTTTTTTGCAGATTGTGTAGAAGAAGCCACTTTTAAAATTGCGTTGGCTTCAGCATGTAAAACTTCCCATTTTGTTTCGCCATTTTCGTCTTCACAACAATTATCAAAACCAGTTGGTGTGCCATTAAAACCGTCAGAAATAATCATTCTATCTTTTACAATTAAAGCGCCTACTTGTTTCCGTTTGCAATGTGATAATTTACCCCACTCTAAAGCCATTTTTAAATAGGCTTTATCGTATTTTAATTGCTTTTTTTCTGTCATGCAACGAAATTAAAAAGATTTGTAGAAATGGAACGTTAATTAATAGACAAAATTTGTTTACCAGAAAACTCGTTCAAGCATCATTTGTATAGAAAAACCTATAACAATACTTGAGGTGACTAAAACCCAATCTCTTCTTTGCACTTTTAAGAAAGTTTTTAGTAATAAACCAATTATTAAAATGCCCAAAACAATAATTATTTGAGCAACTTCTATACCTAATGCGAATTCTATTAAAGGAAATAGTTTGTCTTCTTCTTTACCAATCATCATTTTAAAATAATTAGAGAACCCTAGACCATGAATTAATCCAAAAAATAATGCTAAAACTAGGTTGATATTTCCCTTTTTTGTTGGTTCTTTTTTAGCAGTTATAATGTTGATTAAACCTGTAATAAAAATGGTTAGTGGAATTAAAAATTCTATTAAATCCATTCTAATTTCCAGAATTTTGTAGGCGGATAAAGCTAGTGTTATAGAGTGTCCAAGCGTAAATAAGGTAACTAACCAAACTACTTTTCGCCATTGAAAATTATTAAAAATAACTGCTAAAACAATTAAGAATAAAATATGATCATAAGCAGAAAAATCGAGCACGTGTGTTAGCCCCATTTTAAAATATAGAATAAAATCGTCCATTTAAGATTTTAGATTAAGAAAACACCAAAGATATTAAAAAAGTATTACTGTTTTAAAGTGATTTTATTTGTTGATATTTACATTTTATTTACGCAAATAAGGTAGCAAAAGCCTCTTCAATTTTACCAACTAAAACTAATTTAATGCCATGATTTTTGGAAGAAATTTTATTGTATTTCGAAGCCACAAAAGTTTTATAACCTAATTTTTCTGCTTCCAAAATACGTTGATCTATTTTGGAAACAGGTCTAATTTCGCCAGCCAAACCAACTTCTGCTGCAAAACAAACATTTGGGTTGATAGCAATATCTTGATTCGATGATAAAATTGCAGCAACCACAGCCAAATCAATTGCAGGATCATCAACATTGATACCTCCAGTAATATTTAAAAAAACATCTTTTGCACCCAATTTAAAACCTGCTCTTTTTTCGAGAACAGCTAAAATCATATGTAAACGTTTTAAATTATAACCAGTTGTAGATCTTTGTGGAGTTCCATAAACTGCTGTTGAAACCAACGCTTGAATCTCAATCATTAAAGGACGAACGCCTTCTAAAGTAGAGGCAATGGCTGTTCCACTTAAATCTGCATCTTTTTTAGAAATTAAGATTTCTGACGGATTTGAGATTTCTCGCAAACCATTAGAAAGCATTTCATAAATCCCTAATTCTGATGTAGAACCAAATCTGTTTTTTTGACTTCTTAAAATTCTGTAGGTGTGATTTCTGTCGCCTTCAAATTGTAAAACAACATCTACCATGTGTTCTAAAATTTTTGGTCCAGCAATGTTTCCTTCTTTATTGATGTGTCCAATTAATAAAACTGGAGTTGCAGTTTCTTTGGCAAATTTTATCAATTCTGCTGATGTTTCTCGTATTTGAGAAATACTTCCAGGAGAAGCTTCAATAGAATTGGTATGAAGGGTTTGTATCGAATCGATTACCAAAACTTCGGGCTCAGTTTCTTCGATATTTTTAAAGATTTGTTGCGTGTTTGTTTCAGTTAAAATTAAACAGTTTGAGTTTTTTGCATCTAACCTTTCTGCTCTCATTTTTATTTGAGATTGGCTTTCTTCTCCAGAAACATACAATACTTTTTGGCTAATATTTAAGGCAACTTGTAATAATAAAGTCGATTTTCCTATTCCAGGTTCACCACCCAAAAGAGTTACAGAACCTTTTACCAAACCACCTCCTAAAACTGTATCTAATTCATTATTGTTTGTAATGACTCTTTCTTCAGGATTTAACTGAATATCAGCAATTTTTAAAGGTTTATTAATGGTTTGTTTGGCAGTTGTAGCTTGTTTCCAAACGCGTTTTTCTTCTTTTTGAATTACTTCTTCAACAATAGTATTCCATTCTTTACAAGCACCACATTGCCCAACCCATTTTGCATGTTGAGTGCCACAATTTTGACAGAAAAAAGTTGTTTTGGTTTTAGCCATTTATTTTAGTTACAAAGTTTTGAAAAATCAAAGTTACAAAGTAAAATTAAAAAATAAAGAGACTATTTTACTTTCTTAAATTTTGACTGTTATGAAGAATTGCGTGAATAAAAAAAGTTTTCTTTTCTATTGTATAATGAAGTCCAAATTGAAATCTTTTTGTAAATACGACTCTAAAATCTTTATATCTTTTTTGAAATAAATTTGGATTTTCTTTAATCGTTTCTATGGTTTTTGAAATTTCAAGGTATAATTCGGTTTCTAAGTTTTGTTTTTTGAAATCATACCATTTTAAAGCTTCTATAAGTTCTTTTTCTGCTGATGGCTTTATAATTGCTTTAAACACCATATTTTAAAGATAATTCAGCTTTTATTTCATTCCAATCTCTGCCACTTGTTGGGTTTTTCTGGTGATATAAAAGTCTTTTGTCTAAAATGTTTTTATGTTCCTCAGAAATTTGTGATTTTTGAGATGTTGTATTATAAATAGCCTCCACTTCGTTTAAAACGTTTTCATCTGTTTCTAGAATCCATTTTGATAATTTTTTTCTCCTCTCTTCTGTATTCATAAAGTAGCTTTTTACCAAAGATAATACTTTTAAACAATAAATTAATTTGAAGATTTTCTAAAAGTCAGCAAGTATTTGCGTTAGCGATTGAATGGCATGTTTGAGCTCTTTTTTCTTTTTCGGAAAAAAAGCGAGTAATGAAAGCGCGACCTTTTTAGGGAACGCCCAACTTCTTGATACTATTTTTTAAAAAAGAATTACTCGAAGTTATTTTGTTTTGTTTACAACTGGCAATAACAAGAAAGCCAAACCTCCAAAAACGATAATCATGGCTGTTTGTGCTGTCCACATAATCCAACCAAAAGCGTTTCCTGTAACTTTATCAATTCCAAAAAGTGCGAGTGCACTTGCAACTGCAACAGGATATAAACCTACACCACCATTGGTTGCAGCAATTGAAAATCCGCCTGCGATAAAGCCAATTAAAATGCCACCTACAGGAACTTCTAAACCATCTACAGCAGGAATTGTTGCCCAAAACATAGCAATGTACATTGCCCAAATAAAAACAGTATGGAAAATAAATGCCCACTTATTTTTCATGTTTAAAATGCTAAAAACACCTTCTTTTAAGCCAAGAAAAAAGCCTTTAACTTTAAGTGCAAATTTTGATTTTCCTTTTTTGATGTATAAAATAAAAACAGTAAAAAATACAATTACGATTAGTAAACTACCAAAAGTTTTTACGGGATTAAAATCTTTGGTTAAGAGTGCCCAAATAAAATCGAACTGAATAAAAAGCGTAATACCAACAACAAGTAGCATCATTATTAAATCTGCCAATCTTTCTGCTACAATAGTTCCAAAACCTTTTTCAAAGGGAATGTTTTCGTAGTTCGTCATGACTGCTGCTCTTGTAACTTCACCAGCTCTTGGTAAAAAGATGTTCATTAAATAGGCTACTAAAACTGCTAAGGTAGAGTTGATAAATTTTGGTTTGTAACCCAAAGGTTCTAATAAAAATTTCCATCTGTAGGCTCTAGACAAATGGCTTAAAATTCCGAAAAATAAGCCCAGAGCAATCCACCAGTAATTGGCGCTTTTAAAATACTGAACCAATTCTTCAGGAGAAACAAT
The DNA window shown above is from Polaribacter sp. Hel_I_88 and carries:
- the radA gene encoding DNA repair protein RadA; protein product: MAKTKTTFFCQNCGTQHAKWVGQCGACKEWNTIVEEVIQKEEKRVWKQATTAKQTINKPLKIADIQLNPEERVITNNNELDTVLGGGLVKGSVTLLGGEPGIGKSTLLLQVALNISQKVLYVSGEESQSQIKMRAERLDAKNSNCLILTETNTQQIFKNIEETEPEVLVIDSIQTLHTNSIEASPGSISQIRETSAELIKFAKETATPVLLIGHINKEGNIAGPKILEHMVDVVLQFEGDRNHTYRILRSQKNRFGSTSELGIYEMLSNGLREISNPSEILISKKDADLSGTAIASTLEGVRPLMIEIQALVSTAVYGTPQRSTTGYNLKRLHMILAVLEKRAGFKLGAKDVFLNITGGINVDDPAIDLAVVAAILSSNQDIAINPNVCFAAEVGLAGEIRPVSKIDQRILEAEKLGYKTFVASKYNKISSKNHGIKLVLVGKIEEAFATLFA
- a CDS encoding HupE/UreJ family protein, which gives rise to MDDFILYFKMGLTHVLDFSAYDHILFLIVLAVIFNNFQWRKVVWLVTLFTLGHSITLALSAYKILEIRMDLIEFLIPLTIFITGLINIITAKKEPTKKGNINLVLALFFGLIHGLGFSNYFKMMIGKEEDKLFPLIEFALGIEVAQIIIVLGILIIGLLLKTFLKVQRRDWVLVTSSIVIGFSIQMMLERVFW
- a CDS encoding lysylphosphatidylglycerol synthase transmembrane domain-containing protein; this encodes MDIKKVLKIIIPLILGGFLVWYSLTIVSPEELVQYFKSANYWWIALGLFFGILSHLSRAYRWKFLLEPLGYKPKFINSTLAVLVAYLMNIFLPRAGEVTRAAVMTNYENIPFEKGFGTIVAERLADLIMMLLVVGITLFIQFDFIWALLTKDFNPVKTFGSLLIVIVFFTVFILYIKKGKSKFALKVKGFFLGLKEGVFSILNMKNKWAFIFHTVFIWAMYIAMFWATIPAVDGLEVPVGGILIGFIAGGFSIAATNGGVGLYPVAVASALALFGIDKVTGNAFGWIMWTAQTAMIIVFGGLAFLLLPVVNKTK
- a CDS encoding S41 family peptidase, translated to MNKNNLPIYFSIAVVLGILIGVFFGGNSNNLLSFTKTQKQEQKIKKLINFIEQDYVDDVNTEELLDGAITQMLGKLDPHSVYIPRENLQAVTESMQGNFVGIGVQFRMIKDSITVVQPIKGGPSIKAGIKAGDRILMANKDTLYGKDFRSGIVPKYLKGKPETKVALQIYRKSNDSLFSVDVTRGKVNIKSVDLAYMLNDSIGYIKLDRFARNTYREFKAALGDLIDDGMTDLVLDLRGNGGGFIDIANRIIDEFLENKKLMVFTKNNKNFVEEYFATSIGSFEKGGLYILIDENSASASEIVAGALQDNDKGTIIGRRSFGKGLVQVEMDLGDGSAVRLTTARYYTPTGRSIQKPYDKNGDKDYRRDYQERIANGELLSKDSIKVIDSLQYKTPKGKIVYGGGGIIPDVFVAIDTTSYMSSFYFNSINNFAFDYVDSNRKKLSKWKIADFVNDFDTDEAVLDAYLSKIKDRANPSFKTKESLKKYLKASIASVLFGDVGFYRIMHQDDKMLQKVLELENSN
- a CDS encoding type II toxin-antitoxin system RelE/ParE family toxin is translated as MVFKAIIKPSAEKELIEALKWYDFKKQNLETELYLEISKTIETIKENPNLFQKRYKDFRVVFTKRFQFGLHYTIEKKTFFIHAILHNSQNLRK
- a CDS encoding dCMP deaminase family protein is translated as MTEKKQLKYDKAYLKMALEWGKLSHCKRKQVGALIVKDRMIISDGFNGTPTGFDNCCEDENGETKWEVLHAEANAILKVASSTQSAKNATLYITLSPCVQCSKLIHQAGIKRVVYAKDYRDASGLNFLKKAGVELKHLPYE